The genomic region aTATGAATAAAGCTGACAACTCTTCTTGGTCTCTATATTCTCTCTATAACTCTCGATTATTTATAACAAAATGATCATTTTAGTTGTGATAATTATTATCTCAATTTGACCTTTTGAATttgaatttaatattaaaatgtgtactaattaattaacttatgGGAATAAATAATTTGGCCAATATAATACGATGTTACCTAATTAAAGGCGTCCTACTCTAGCTAATACATTGTTGTGATTGCGACGTCATATGTACTTGTAATATGAACTGCCATATCATCGGTTGCTTAGAGGATTAATATATAGTCTGATACCATATTTGAATTCATATACcatatcaaaatatttctcaAATAAAAAAACATAAACAAAAAATCTTATACGTATGTATGAATTCTAAATAAGTTGGCATAAATAGCAATTCGATGTTTCTAATGAAAAACACTGCCTGCCAACATGAATGTTGTATAATCATTTCCATCATGCCCCATCGAATATATGGTCATTATCCAGATTATGAGGTCGGTTGGAGCATGGTCGGCTGGAGCACAGGTTGACCTGTGTAACGTCGGATGGAGTGGTTGTCGGAgggaggtgaagggaagggagatGAAAAGAAATCAATTGGGTGAGGGAGGAAAAATGACAAGGATAAAATTGTAAAACACGTATGtgaatgagtaaaatgtgtatcCGAAAAAGCACATTccaatatattattattatttgtgttTGAACTAGAATGCAGTTGGAATACTTTTGGTCGAATTTCATTTACAGTACATAACTCACTCTTGTATAACCTTAATGTACTCCTCAATCACCACAACTATCCTGGTGTCAGCCAGTGTTCAGAAGTTTGTATCATACGCAACAAGCCCTACACAGCAAGCCCAAGCAACTGTGGACCTTCGAGCCCTGGGTTATTTTTAAAGCTGCCCATCGAAAAGATATTAGCTCTAGTGAATATATACAACAATGACAGGGTCCCCAAATGAATTGATGTTGGCTAACAAAAAACACTTatttgagaaagaaagaaaaaggaaaatgcAGGCAATAAAACCGAAACGGTAAAAATAATCAACCAAAATGATTGTCAAATCGATTTATTAAATAGGTCGTTCATTGTGAAACTCTCAATCACGCAAGTGGATCTTCGGAAATGGAGGTCTATTTATCTGATGATCCACACAAATTTTCAGAAAAAAGAACAAcgaatgaagtgtataataataacTTACTTCTCCCGAGGAATATGCACGAAGGGACCCGTCGTTGGAATAATTCCACTCAAATTGTTATTAGAAACATTCCTAGAAACATAATTATAAAGAATTAATAAGCAggacaaacgaaaaaaaaaatgaaatcagcAAAGAATGTTCCCCCCTGAAACTTACAAAACTTTCAAGTTAGAGAGATTAGCCAGTTCCCTCGGAATGGGACCGCTTAGGTGGTTGTCATTCAATCGCCTACCAAAGTGTGTAATACAAGCAGGTTAATGTATTTGAAGAATTAAAACATTGAATTTGGAATTGAAGGAGTGCAGTAATGTTTGTACATGAAAAAATTTCCAGACTCACTAAAATGATAATGGTCTCCTATAGGCTACAGAGTAATATATCACACACTTACAGAAAGAGCAGAGACTTTAACTTTCCGAGCTCCGGAGGAATGATTCCTGATATGTTGTTCTTATATAAATCCAAGCTAATGAGGTTCTCCAGATTACCAAGCTCAGGTGGGATGGACCCCTGAATATTGTTGCCGTACAACTCTCTATATCGACAATTAGAAAAGCCTACATTATTAGAAGTTCTCATATCATGATGCACCACAATCGGCAAACCAAAAAAATTGGAAAGTAACACTTACAAATATTGTAGATGTTCAAGGTTTCCAAGATCAGGTATCAAATGTCCAGACAAGTTCGAGCGGAACAGATCTCTGCACCAATAAACCACAGTGGGGTTAACTAAAACATACACTAATAGTCTTGTTATGTTTTACCAGATATTAAAAAAAACAACCCACAGTCATACAATAGGCTAAACGTTAAGGAATAAATATCGTAACACTGGACATAAGGTTCTAATAAAATATATTTGCATGCAAGAAACTACCAGATCAAATTTCTACTCTATAGGAGGACAAAGCATAACATGCTATATTACTGCGAGTCCACCACAAGTGTACCGCGTAATATGGTGTTGGAGTGTCAGACAATATCTTTTGTTAAATGTTTCTTgtttttagcataaaattaagtgTTATGTCAGAATGTGAAAATGTTAGACACGTGAAAAAAGGCCGTGTTCGACACATGATACAAAGCCGGAGTGAAGTGTCTAAGACCCTGAATAACATTTACTTAAGGGTTTGAATTAGAGCGCATAAGCAAAGAGAAATTACTTAAATATCAAACATGCAAGCATGCATATTGGTGAATGTTCACAAAGTGTCTTTACAAAAGATTATTAGTTATGCAAAATTGGCAGAAATTTGTTGCCAAAATCTTCCTAGGGTTAAATTAAATGTGacatttttcaaatcaaaatgtTTCCTCCCATTTGTAAATTTGTCAGAAACTCTTAAGTACAAATGAACAATACCAAAATCAAGTCGTTGAAGCCATGAAAGAGAACCAAATAACCTAAAATATAGACTATTCTACCATCCAACAAATTGACATCAAAATCAAAGCCCTGAATCTGAGTCGCGGCAAGCATACTGCGAACTAGTCTGCGACCACTCTAAAAAGATCTAAAGCGTAACAATCACAGTTTGAGGTGGCATCGATCTATTAAAGCTAGGTTACAACAACCTATTTTCGGATAATGTCTTAAGCAGATTCTAAGACCATGCTTACCAGGGACCACAAAATAtacttaagaaaattatgaagAATCTCAAAGACCAGAGTTCAATGGATCAACTAAACAATCTTATATTTGtaatttaaaataatatttgaacGTTTTACGTAAAAATAAAGCTAATGCAAGGAGGACACTATAGTATGCAATAAACATAAAATTGCTCATCTAAAACAGCAACAAATCATGCAGTGAACACAAACAACTACATGCAAATAGCAAATAGGATCTACTTAAAACTCAAATTTCCTGATCAAGTAGTCAAACTAAATTTTACATAATCGCTCATCTAATGAATTCCCCACTCAAACCTTTACAACTTGCTATGTGGAAGTATAATAAGATTAATCAAGTTGGCTAAAATTGGCGCAAAATATTCATACACCATAAAATAATCAACCTAAACATAATACTCAAAATGACTAGATTTAATCCACAATAAGTCTAGCAAGAAAACAAAACAATTCCTAAGCATAAATATGCTCAAACTGGTTATTACAACAACAAATTATTTCAAATTTTATCAATTATACCTGAAGCATACTCCCTTCATCCCGGTCATTTTTTTACCTTGCTTTTGGCACAATGATTAAGGGAAGGGGATGAGACCATTTGAGGGTAGtgttattaaatgacaagtggacaatAATGAAAGTGGATCATACAATAACTCGCATGCCTATTAtagaaaagtaaacaaatgaatgagacacccTAAAATCGAAATGGGTAAACAAATGATTTCCAGCCTTTTCAGTAACTAGGGTAGTTATTTATGCAAAATACTTGAAAACAATAGTAATTCTAAACAAACATTACCAAATCAGCAAGTTAAAAAAATTAACTCTCAAAATCCATGAAAATATAAATTAGTCTGATTAAAAAATACGAGAGTAATAACTTGGCATAATTTGAGGATAATTTTCCAAATTAGCACTTGAAACTCCATAAGAGCGCCAACAAAATTTAAAATAGCACCTAACAATTCGCTTTATTTCTTAATCTCAATCGTTTGTTTAAGGGGTATTTTaacaaaaagtaaacaaatgacggaGACCGAGCGTGTATTTTTTTTATTGGCATTGAACTCCTAAAATAGTTCTAGCATTCATTAGAACTTtataaaaaaagagagagaatgaGTAATTACAGTTTAATGACATGATTATCAGAATCACAGGTAACATGAAAGTAAGTGCAAGGATCAAGAAGATTAGGATCCCAACTGTCTAAAACTTGACTAGGATCTGTTAAGTTGTTCTTAAGAGCAATTAGTACATCTCCTTCAGAATTAGCAGATGCCCAATTCACTAAAACCAACATTATACAAACCCatttcaccatcatcatcatcatcatcttattCCACATTTCTTCTCTTCTGTTTTGTTTTGAACTTGTAACGTAGTACTTATTCTTGTTGTTGGAACTTGGAATTTTGTTTTATATGGGTGGAATATGAGGAGAGTTTTTAGAAATATATACAGTATTATAATACGTCGTGATACTGATAGATTACGAGAATCAACATCATCATACATACCATATTTGAAATAATTATATACCATCTCAAAAGATTTCTCAAATTaaaaatataaattaaaaatCTTATGATATTTGTACTTATTTAGAAAAAGTAGGTTAATTTGATTCGATTTTGTTCATGTTAATAAAGTTTTGGCTATTATGGACAGATTCTGATAAAATAATACCTTATATGgaatataatattttttttatttgagTCTATTTCACCTATACATGTTACTCATAATATAGAAACTAGTTTGGATTAGAGCCGGCAAATAGTAACCCGACCTGataacacgacacgaacccgacacgaagttagcgggttCGAGTTGAGACATtatgacccatttaagtaattgggtcgacacgaacacaaCACGAAagttaaatgggtcgggttagggttggggtcTTATGACAcaaacccgacacgaataacctaTTTAATCTAAATGAGTTAAAATGAAAGACTAAACCACCGCATCAAATTTAAAAAAAAGAAAGTAGTAGTTTTGTTTTCACACTTTGATTAAGTCATCTTAAATGTGAAAGGTTTGAACATGTCATTTAGGTTAACTAGGTCGTTTTGGGTTGAACGCGTAATATGGGTTAAATGGGTTGAGTAAGATAGATCTGAGCTGTttaaagataaatgggttaaacaagtTGGGTTGGGTTAGAAGAAAgttaaatgggttgggttagggttgaggtgtatgacccatttaagtaaatgggttgggttagggtttaGTGGTAGATGACCCATTTATATGTGACATGAACATGAACTTGACAAGACACGACCTTTTTGTCAGGtctagtttggatgcccgtgcgttgcaacggggtaattaacttagcaaaaaaaaaaatatctaatcatttatttagggGTGATGATTTTCGCAGTTAGGTTGATAACTAAGTTCCAAGGacgcctcatatttataatcataagaccactatatcttatgttaatctttcgatgtgggacaattctattatttttatataatcctacattatttttcaatatggcaCATATaacaacatactaagaagtacacaattttatatatgtacaaattatatgaaatctacacgctaatgatatcatttttaccacgaatcaaattatattattttcataattttcttaatgatatttttttccaaatgaaatgtaaaatttttttatataaaaattagaaacgtCACTTGAATATAAGGaaattaatattataataattaaaagattctcaatttaatttttacatcaaaaatattatttatgatactttcctaaattaatttttaacatcacccaccttatgataattttctgatgcgggacaattcaactatttatatgtagtatatttaccacacctacgttatttttcaatgtgggacaaataacacacgaaaaagtacaccatctttttttcACATATTTCGATATCCaccccgatttaataataagaaaatattatactatctatttatattcgtacgtttttttccattttttgtcatattaaaatatgtacaaatgatatgatttaaattaattttttttttctaacacgacttttaaggtgtaattgagggagcaatcaaatgtataaacaaatgcaaaatattttctttttctggtgcgattttgattaTTGGTTAAAGATTATGATgtgttttagttactcaaatgtaatgaggcataataattacctatatttgtaagttaaaaatatttaattctactatttatcaaagtaaaaaagcttgttattgatttgtttgttgattcaagatctttttatgcaacacttgattgtattataattcataaattttctattttattgccgagattattattatatgacacattaataaccaatttatgtatatttaacatccattttattttttaattatgagtttgtcttaaataaagttattatactatcgattgtcttaaaataaacattataatatcactaatatagtaatatataatcgcttttataaatatctacgtgattaatatcTGTATAGTATTGTTGTACCTAAGGTTTGCcgataatacaaactcttataagaaatCTCTAATATAATTTTcaagcgattcaaaagatttttgGTTGATACTCCTAAGTTTTaaatatgactcatatttataatcatgtgatacgtcacctcatgataatcttctTATGTAGgtcaattcaactatttatatgtagtatatttaccacacttacattatttttcaatgtaggataaacaatatacttagaaatacactatctttttcgcacttaattcgacatctaacccagtttaataataataataagaagaagaaaatactatactatttattaatattcgtatagtACATTTTTTTAACTTCCTAtcgtaattaaaatatgtgcaaataatatgatactatattataatgctagcatttatttaacacgaatctaattatataatttttcaaaaaaaaaattatgttactttaatttgttaaatgagatgtataagtttttatacaaaaattGTAAACATTacttggacataatataaaaaaaatatatatatcatatcgtggagataataatataaactcttaagaactCTCCAAGACAATGCTTAAGATACTCAGAAGGTTCTAggttggtatttaggttctaaggatttcttctatttataatcatatgatcacccaccttatgctaaactttcgatgtgggacaattctattatttatacgtaatatattcaccgcaccaacatatttttcaatgtgggacaaataacatacttagaaatacaccatctttttcacacataattcgacatctaatttgggttaataataatgagcaaatactatactccctcgattcaagaccaaatacaacattcctttttttaCACTAACGAATAAAGTCTTTATGACTCCTTGCAATacgtaagacaaaatatggtcatgtgggatcttatttgcttcacctataaagtacaatgagaatatcaaattttaaaattttttataatgtaaacttaaagatatttacgttgtaatttgtgtcttggcaagtgtgtaaatgaaaatgttgtatttgtgtcttggcaagtttttgtataaagattataaacatcatttgaatataatacataatatagaaaaatattaatatatcatactgtgaagataatgatataaactcttaagagctctccaaaacaatactgAAGAGACTAAAAAGGTTTTTGGTTGTTATATAAgttccaatgatgactcctatttataatcataggatcgcacaacttatgttaatctttcgatgtgggacaattctatagtttatacgtattataatcaccacactaacattgtttttcaatgtgggacatataacatattaaaagaaatacaccatctttaatacccgtatgtgcaaatcatatgaaatttatagtctaatgaaagcattttttaccacgaatctaattatattatcttcataatttttataacat from Silene latifolia isolate original U9 population chromosome 3, ASM4854445v1, whole genome shotgun sequence harbors:
- the LOC141648871 gene encoding leucine-rich repeat protein 1-like, encoding MWNKMMMMMMVKWVCIMLVLVNWASANSEGDVLIALKNNLTDPSQVLDSWDPNLLDPCTYFHVTCDSDNHVIKLDLFRSNLSGHLIPDLGNLEHLQYLELYGNNIQGSIPPELGNLENLISLDLYKNNISGIIPPELGKLKSLLFLRLNDNHLSGPIPRELANLSNLKVLNVSNNNLSGIIPTTGPFVHIPRENFKNNPGLEGPQLLGLAV